A single genomic interval of Rhodopseudomonas palustris harbors:
- a CDS encoding ABC transporter permease: MGSMLRHIYRLTGKELRSLWADPILLGFIVYVFTVAIYTIATGAKLEVEAARVAVVDEDHSELSRRIAAAMLPPLFRAAEPIAPSEIDSSMDTGRYVFVVEIPPKFESDALSGKKPTLQIDVDATAMAIAGNGAVDIQNIVLRETAAYLRKDSGSTDNPVNLVMHAKFNPNLNSAWFTSVMQVINNIATLSIILTGAALIRERERGTIEHLLVMPVRPLDIMLSKIIANGAVIVIAALLSLQFMVKGVLGVPIIGSVPLFTFGMVLFMFSVTALGLLLATYARTMPQFGLLAIPVIVILYLLSGASTPIETMPPWLQFVMQFTPNTQFVSFSQAVLYRGAGLDLVWRQLLALLVIGVVTLAICRIRFAKTISAQD, encoded by the coding sequence ATGGGCTCGATGCTACGGCATATCTATCGCCTCACCGGCAAGGAATTGCGCAGCCTGTGGGCTGACCCGATCCTGCTCGGCTTCATCGTCTACGTGTTCACCGTCGCAATCTACACGATCGCCACTGGCGCCAAACTGGAGGTGGAGGCCGCGCGAGTCGCTGTGGTGGACGAGGATCATTCCGAGCTGTCGCGCCGGATCGCAGCCGCGATGCTGCCACCGCTGTTCCGCGCCGCCGAGCCCATCGCTCCGTCGGAGATCGATTCGTCGATGGACACCGGTCGCTACGTGTTCGTCGTCGAGATCCCGCCAAAATTCGAGTCCGACGCACTATCCGGCAAAAAACCCACCTTGCAGATCGATGTCGATGCGACCGCGATGGCGATCGCCGGCAACGGTGCGGTCGATATCCAGAACATTGTGTTGCGCGAAACAGCTGCCTACCTGCGCAAGGATTCCGGCTCCACAGATAATCCGGTCAACCTGGTGATGCACGCCAAGTTCAATCCGAATCTGAACTCGGCCTGGTTCACCTCGGTGATGCAGGTGATCAACAACATCGCGACGCTCTCGATCATCCTCACCGGCGCCGCGCTGATCCGGGAGCGTGAGCGCGGCACCATCGAGCATCTGTTGGTAATGCCGGTGAGGCCGCTCGACATCATGCTGTCGAAGATCATCGCCAACGGCGCTGTGATCGTCATCGCCGCGCTGCTGTCGCTGCAGTTCATGGTCAAAGGCGTGCTGGGCGTGCCGATCATCGGGTCGGTGCCACTATTCACCTTCGGTATGGTGCTGTTTATGTTTTCGGTGACGGCGCTCGGTCTGCTGCTGGCGACCTATGCCCGTACGATGCCGCAGTTCGGTCTGCTGGCGATCCCGGTGATCGTCATTCTCTATCTTCTCTCAGGCGCGAGCACCCCAATCGAGACGATGCCACCTTGGCTGCAGTTCGTCATGCAGTTTACGCCGAACACGCAATTCGTCTCGTTCTCCCAAGCGGTTCTGTACCGCGGCGCAGGCCTTGATCTGGTCTGGCGTCAACTTCTGGCGTTGCTCGTCATCGGCGTCGTCACGCTTGCGATCTGCCGTATCCGCTTCGCCAAGACCATCTCAGCGCAGGACTGA
- a CDS encoding IclR family transcriptional regulator yields the protein MTDTARVRSTFMPSQSAEALLAESASDGAFATTLAKGLVVLEAFEGGGLLGNMEISVRTGIPRPTVARLTHTLAELGYLNHDALVAKYAVGGRALRMLHPLLAGMPFRQLARPLMQDLAYSVRGTVSIGLLDGPSVVYVETARSGDVGPHTPDIGMPIPVVRTAMGRAAASTLPEAEAERLERQLEAADGAMWASHRDLYRDGLRQCAERQFCTCFGDYLPAIHAVAAPLFRLRDRSFAINCGIPAFRLQPGQLEDEIGPRVRALAESIRALGVDPEPAAPRVRPAKTNTR from the coding sequence ATGACTGATACAGCCCGCGTCCGCTCGACCTTTATGCCGAGCCAATCCGCCGAAGCTCTGCTAGCCGAAAGCGCCAGCGATGGGGCGTTTGCGACGACGCTTGCTAAGGGACTTGTGGTGCTTGAGGCGTTCGAGGGCGGTGGGCTGCTCGGCAATATGGAGATCTCGGTCCGCACCGGGATTCCGCGGCCGACGGTTGCCCGGCTGACCCATACGCTCGCCGAGCTCGGTTACCTGAACCACGACGCGCTCGTCGCCAAATACGCGGTAGGCGGGCGCGCCTTGCGGATGCTGCATCCGCTACTCGCCGGTATGCCGTTCCGCCAGTTGGCGCGGCCGCTGATGCAGGATCTCGCCTACAGCGTGCGCGGCACCGTCTCGATCGGCCTGCTCGACGGCCCATCGGTGGTTTACGTCGAGACCGCGCGATCGGGCGATGTCGGGCCGCACACGCCCGACATCGGGATGCCGATACCGGTGGTTCGCACCGCGATGGGCCGGGCCGCCGCCTCGACGCTGCCGGAGGCAGAGGCCGAAAGACTCGAACGGCAACTCGAAGCCGCCGATGGGGCGATGTGGGCGAGCCATCGCGATCTGTATCGCGACGGGCTGCGGCAATGTGCCGAGCGGCAATTCTGTACCTGTTTCGGCGATTACCTCCCGGCGATTCATGCCGTCGCGGCGCCGCTGTTCCGGCTGCGCGATCGTTCGTTCGCGATCAATTGCGGCATCCCGGCGTTTCGATTGCAGCCCGGTCAGCTCGAAGACGAAATCGGACCGCGCGTTCGTGCGCTGGCGGAGAGTATCCGCGCGCTCGGCGTCGATCCGGAACCTGCCGCGCCGCGCGTGCGGCCGGCCAAGACCAATACGAGGTGA
- a CDS encoding Bug family tripartite tricarboxylate transporter substrate binding protein, whose amino-acid sequence MPITRRALLASTAAAFTASSWPARAAPDWPSRIVKTISPYGAGGANDISLRIINDFLERELHQQFIVENKPGAGTRLANEMVAHSQPDGYTFLYAAAPYATAEALFGKLNYQRRDLRPVAMAAFAPIFLIVNAKSDFKTLPDLIAYGKSKPEGLTFGSPGPGSQPHLAAELLFRIAGVKGLNVPLRGDAAAYTELLAGRVDATFTAISSALPHIQAGNFRVLGAGSAQRSAIYPDAPTLVELGFPQIVATGWYGFMAPAATPAPIIDRLQDAVLRALGDADVKKKLIAQGLEAHGLNGSDFAAFIDAETAKWSRVIEEAGLREN is encoded by the coding sequence ATGCCGATCACCCGCCGCGCGCTACTTGCCAGCACCGCTGCTGCGTTCACAGCTTCCTCCTGGCCGGCGCGTGCGGCCCCCGACTGGCCGTCTCGCATCGTCAAGACGATTTCGCCCTACGGCGCCGGTGGCGCCAACGACATCTCGCTGCGGATCATCAACGATTTCCTCGAGCGCGAGCTGCACCAGCAGTTCATCGTCGAGAATAAGCCCGGCGCCGGCACCCGCCTTGCCAACGAGATGGTCGCGCACAGCCAGCCCGACGGTTACACCTTCCTGTATGCCGCGGCGCCGTATGCCACGGCGGAAGCGCTGTTCGGCAAGCTGAACTATCAACGCCGTGACTTGCGGCCGGTGGCGATGGCGGCGTTCGCGCCGATCTTCCTGATCGTCAACGCCAAGTCCGATTTCAAGACGCTGCCGGACCTGATCGCCTACGGCAAGTCGAAGCCGGAGGGGCTGACGTTCGGCTCGCCCGGGCCAGGTTCGCAGCCGCATCTTGCGGCCGAGCTGCTGTTCAGGATCGCCGGCGTCAAGGGCCTGAACGTGCCGCTGCGCGGCGACGCTGCGGCCTATACCGAACTCCTTGCGGGACGTGTCGACGCCACCTTCACGGCGATCAGCTCGGCACTGCCGCACATCCAGGCCGGGAACTTCCGCGTGCTTGGTGCCGGCTCGGCCCAGCGCAGCGCGATCTATCCGGACGCGCCGACGCTGGTCGAACTGGGCTTCCCACAGATCGTCGCCACCGGCTGGTACGGCTTCATGGCGCCGGCGGCCACGCCTGCGCCCATTATCGACCGGCTGCAGGACGCGGTGCTGCGGGCGCTCGGCGATGCCGACGTGAAGAAGAAGCTGATCGCTCAGGGGCTCGAGGCGCACGGATTGAATGGTTCGGACTTCGCGGCCTTCATCGATGCCGAGACCGCGAAGTGGAGCCGCGTGATCGAGGAGGCCGGCCTCAGAGAGAATTGA
- a CDS encoding pyridoxamine 5'-phosphate oxidase family protein, producing MDARSPDDRRTAFPALDTVESLEAIYGVPNDASTEKVAHWITPPYRTLIEKSPFAALATVGPEGLDCSPRGDVPGFIRVHDDTTLLIPDRRGNNRIDSLRNVVRDPRIALMLLIPGSINALRINGRGYVTADEALRMSFDVEGKAPRTVIVMTVEEIYFQCGRALIRSGLWDPSKQVAQDTLPTPGEILASMTEGRVGGEDYDRAWPERAKASMW from the coding sequence ATGGACGCCCGCAGCCCTGACGATCGCCGCACCGCCTTCCCCGCGCTCGACACGGTCGAGTCGCTGGAGGCGATCTACGGCGTACCCAACGACGCCTCCACCGAAAAAGTGGCACACTGGATCACGCCGCCCTATCGCACCCTGATCGAGAAATCGCCGTTTGCCGCGCTCGCCACGGTGGGGCCGGAGGGGCTCGACTGTTCGCCGCGCGGCGACGTGCCGGGCTTTATTCGTGTGCATGACGACACCACGCTGCTGATCCCGGATCGCCGCGGCAACAACCGGATCGATTCCTTGCGCAACGTGGTACGCGATCCGCGCATCGCGCTGATGCTGCTGATCCCCGGCTCGATCAACGCGCTGCGCATCAACGGCCGCGGCTACGTCACCGCCGACGAGGCCTTACGGATGTCGTTCGACGTCGAAGGCAAGGCGCCACGCACCGTGATCGTGATGACGGTCGAGGAGATCTACTTTCAGTGCGGCCGCGCGCTGATCCGCTCCGGCCTGTGGGACCCAAGCAAACAAGTCGCGCAGGACACGCTGCCGACGCCCGGCGAAATCCTCGCTTCGATGACCGAAGGCCGCGTCGGCGGCGAAGATTACGACCGCGCCTGGCCGGAACGCGCCAAGGCGTCGATGTGGTAG
- the phnN gene encoding phosphonate metabolism protein/1,5-bisphosphokinase (PRPP-forming) PhnN, whose translation MTDIAVAEQATKLIGPGRLVLVVGPSGAGKDTLINAARSLCAGDTAIVFARRIVTREASAAEDNLQVTPDDFSRLEAAGDFALHWRAHGHAYGLPRGLDDDIRAGRTVVANVSRMVIDPARSAYANVVVVLITAPAEVLASRIAARARASDGSITDRVGRSVAAHPDVTISNVGDPIAHARDLLEIIRHGRPQP comes from the coding sequence ATGACCGATATCGCGGTGGCGGAGCAGGCAACGAAACTGATCGGCCCGGGTCGGCTGGTGCTGGTGGTCGGCCCATCCGGCGCCGGCAAGGACACGCTGATCAATGCCGCCCGCTCACTCTGTGCCGGCGACACGGCGATCGTGTTTGCGCGTCGCATCGTCACCCGCGAAGCCTCCGCGGCCGAAGACAATCTACAGGTCACGCCGGACGACTTCAGCCGCCTCGAAGCGGCCGGCGACTTCGCACTGCATTGGCGCGCCCACGGCCACGCCTACGGTCTGCCGCGCGGTCTCGACGACGATATCCGCGCCGGACGGACCGTGGTGGCCAACGTCTCTCGGATGGTGATCGACCCAGCACGCAGCGCTTACGCCAATGTCGTCGTCGTGCTGATCACGGCGCCGGCCGAGGTGCTGGCCTCCCGGATCGCGGCGCGCGCGCGCGCCAGCGACGGCAGCATCACCGACCGCGTCGGGCGCAGCGTTGCGGCGCATCCCGACGTCACCATCAGCAATGTCGGCGATCCGATCGCCCACGCCCGTGACTTGTTGGAGATCATCCGCCATGGACGCCCGCAGCCCTGA
- a CDS encoding alpha-D-ribose 1-methylphosphonate 5-triphosphate diphosphatase, whose amino-acid sequence MTNGINETMNNSQEMVLGNARLVLADRVIEHGWVAIADGVIAEVGEGDAPNGAKDMHGDLVMPGLVELHTDHLEAHYTPRPKVQWNPVAAVVSYDGQLATCGITTVLDSLRVWREEGAEEVDGQAIVLAGAISTARDAQLLRADHFLHLRCEIPMPNVVAEAKELIDRPDIRLMSLMDHTPGQRQFRDEEKLRDYYRGKGAGMTDAELDVMFARRVYCKENYADANMRAIVELAHRYEIPLASHDDTTPENVADAIRDRVAVAEFPTTLEAARELHQAGIDILMGAPNVVRGGSHSGNIAAIDLAHEGLLDILSSDYIPSSLLIAALQLPMRAPAIDLAAAIRTVTKAPAEAVGLNDRGEISKGNRADLIRVHVAHDVPAVRSVWREGQRVA is encoded by the coding sequence ATGACCAATGGAATCAACGAGACCATGAACAATTCGCAGGAGATGGTGCTGGGCAATGCCCGGCTGGTGCTGGCCGACCGAGTGATCGAGCACGGCTGGGTCGCGATCGCTGACGGTGTGATCGCGGAAGTCGGCGAAGGCGACGCGCCGAACGGCGCCAAGGACATGCACGGCGATCTGGTGATGCCGGGGCTGGTCGAACTGCACACCGATCATCTCGAAGCGCACTACACGCCGCGGCCGAAGGTGCAGTGGAATCCAGTCGCAGCCGTGGTGTCCTACGACGGCCAGCTCGCCACCTGCGGCATCACCACGGTGCTCGACTCGTTGCGGGTGTGGCGCGAGGAAGGCGCCGAGGAGGTCGACGGCCAGGCGATCGTGCTGGCCGGCGCAATCTCGACGGCGCGCGACGCGCAGCTGCTGCGCGCTGATCACTTCCTGCATCTGCGCTGCGAAATCCCGATGCCGAACGTGGTCGCCGAGGCCAAGGAGCTGATCGACCGCCCCGACATCCGGCTGATGTCGCTGATGGATCATACGCCGGGCCAGCGCCAGTTCCGCGACGAGGAGAAGCTGCGCGACTACTACCGTGGCAAGGGCGCCGGCATGACCGATGCCGAGCTCGACGTGATGTTCGCACGCCGGGTGTACTGCAAGGAGAATTATGCCGACGCCAACATGCGGGCGATCGTCGAGCTGGCGCATCGCTACGAGATTCCGCTGGCAAGCCACGACGACACCACGCCGGAGAACGTCGCCGACGCGATCCGCGACCGGGTCGCGGTCGCCGAATTCCCGACCACGCTCGAAGCAGCACGTGAACTGCACCAGGCCGGCATCGACATCCTGATGGGCGCGCCCAACGTGGTGCGCGGCGGCTCGCACTCAGGCAATATCGCGGCGATCGATCTGGCGCATGAGGGACTGCTCGACATTCTGTCGTCGGACTACATTCCGTCGAGCCTGTTGATCGCCGCGCTGCAATTGCCGATGCGCGCGCCGGCGATCGATCTTGCCGCCGCGATCCGCACCGTCACCAAGGCACCGGCCGAGGCGGTCGGCCTCAACGATCGCGGCGAAATCTCCAAGGGCAACCGTGCCGACCTGATCCGTGTCCACGTCGCGCATGACGTGCCGGCGGTGCGCAGCGTCTGGCGCGAAGGACAGCGCGTGGCATGA
- the phnL gene encoding phosphonate C-P lyase system protein PhnL produces the protein MTMTQAPALVVDNAQKSFVMHLQGGVTLPVVRGVSFQVQPGECVVLSGPSGAGKSSILKMIFGNYRCDSGAIRIAHEGDTLDIATAQPRQILAARRGSIGYVSQFLRAVPRVAALDVVAEPLIVQGTTREAAREQAAVLLRRLNIPERLWTLPPATFSGGEQQRVNIARGFISHTPILLLDEPTASLDAKNRAVVVELIGQTKAQGAAIIAIVHDDEIREIIADRIVDVTSFAAAA, from the coding sequence ATGACCATGACCCAAGCTCCCGCTCTCGTCGTCGATAACGCCCAGAAGAGTTTCGTCATGCATCTGCAGGGCGGCGTGACGCTGCCGGTGGTGCGCGGCGTCAGCTTCCAGGTGCAGCCCGGCGAATGCGTCGTGCTGTCCGGCCCCTCCGGCGCGGGCAAATCGTCGATCCTGAAAATGATCTTCGGCAATTATCGCTGCGACTCCGGCGCGATCCGTATCGCCCATGAGGGCGATACGCTCGACATCGCTACCGCGCAGCCGCGGCAGATCCTCGCCGCACGGCGCGGCAGCATCGGCTATGTCAGCCAGTTTCTGCGCGCCGTCCCCCGCGTCGCGGCGCTCGACGTCGTCGCCGAGCCGCTGATCGTGCAGGGCACCACCCGCGAGGCGGCGCGTGAACAGGCCGCTGTGCTGCTGCGCCGGCTCAACATTCCAGAGAGGCTGTGGACGCTGCCGCCGGCGACGTTCTCGGGCGGCGAGCAGCAGCGCGTCAATATCGCTCGCGGCTTCATCTCGCATACGCCGATCCTGCTGCTCGACGAGCCGACCGCATCGCTCGACGCCAAGAATCGCGCCGTGGTGGTCGAGCTGATCGGGCAGACCAAGGCGCAGGGCGCCGCGATCATCGCCATCGTGCACGACGACGAGATCCGTGAGATCATCGCGGACCGCATCGTCGACGTGACCTCGTTTGCCGCCGCCGCATGA
- the phnK gene encoding phosphonate C-P lyase system protein PhnK, with product MLDRVSSAAPGAFTAADQPLLIADGLSKRYGRIDACRGVSFELFPGEVLAIVGESGSGKSTLLQMLSGQMTPSAGRVSYRMRDGVLRDLAELGEAERRLLLRTDWGFVHQDPAQGLRMAVSAGANVGERLMAIGWNHYGKIRSVASDWLERVEIDTGRIDDAPRTYSGGMRQRLQIARNLVTDPRLVFMDEPTGGLDVSVQARLLDLVRSLVAELGLAAIVVTHDLTVARLLSHRILVMKSGRVIETGLTDQVLDDPREPYTQLLVSSILPA from the coding sequence ATGCTTGATCGCGTCTCATCCGCCGCACCAGGCGCCTTCACCGCGGCCGACCAACCGCTGCTGATCGCCGACGGCCTGTCGAAACGCTACGGCCGGATCGACGCCTGTCGCGGCGTGTCGTTCGAACTCTTCCCTGGCGAAGTGCTGGCGATCGTCGGCGAGTCCGGTTCCGGCAAATCGACCCTGCTGCAGATGCTGTCGGGACAGATGACGCCGAGCGCCGGGCGCGTGTCCTATCGGATGCGCGACGGCGTCCTGCGCGATCTTGCCGAACTCGGTGAAGCCGAGCGCCGGCTGCTGCTGCGCACCGATTGGGGCTTCGTGCATCAGGATCCCGCGCAGGGCCTCCGCATGGCGGTCTCGGCCGGCGCCAATGTCGGTGAACGGTTGATGGCGATCGGTTGGAATCACTACGGCAAGATTCGGAGCGTCGCCAGCGACTGGCTGGAGCGGGTCGAGATCGACACCGGCCGCATCGACGACGCGCCGCGCACCTATTCGGGCGGCATGCGGCAGCGGCTGCAGATCGCCCGCAACCTCGTTACCGATCCGCGCCTCGTCTTCATGGACGAGCCGACCGGGGGGCTCGACGTCTCGGTACAGGCGCGGCTGCTCGATCTGGTCCGCAGCCTGGTGGCCGAACTCGGGCTGGCCGCGATCGTCGTCACCCACGATCTCACGGTGGCGCGGCTGCTGTCGCATCGGATCCTGGTGATGAAATCAGGCCGCGTCATCGAGACCGGGCTGACCGACCAGGTGCTCGACGATCCGCGCGAACCCTATACGCAACTGCTCGTCTCCTCGATCCTTCCGGCGTGA
- a CDS encoding alpha-D-ribose 1-methylphosphonate 5-phosphate C-P-lyase PhnJ, producing MTEATYNFAYLDEQTKRMIRRAILKGIAIPGYQVPFASREMPMPYGWGTGGVQVTASILGPDDTLKVIDQGSDDTTNAISIRKFFAKTAGVATTTATPDASVIQTRHRIPETPLHEGQVLVYQVPIPEPLRYLEPRETETRRMHALAEYGLMHVKLYEDIAKFGHIATAYAYPVKVAGRYVMDPSPTPKFDNPKMDNCPALQLFGAGREKRIYAIPPYTQVVSLDFEDHPFTRYRQAGCCALCGADDSYLDEIVTDNAGTRMFVCSDTDYCEGRRAQGHTGSETAPMESAHA from the coding sequence ATGACCGAGGCGACCTACAATTTCGCTTATCTCGACGAGCAGACCAAGCGGATGATCCGCCGCGCGATCCTGAAAGGAATCGCGATCCCCGGCTATCAGGTGCCGTTCGCCAGCCGCGAGATGCCGATGCCTTATGGCTGGGGCACCGGCGGCGTGCAGGTGACTGCGTCGATCCTCGGTCCCGACGATACGCTGAAGGTGATCGACCAGGGCAGCGACGACACCACCAACGCGATCTCGATCCGCAAGTTCTTCGCCAAGACTGCCGGCGTCGCAACGACGACGGCAACGCCGGACGCGAGCGTGATCCAGACCCGGCACCGGATTCCCGAAACGCCGCTGCACGAAGGCCAGGTACTAGTGTATCAGGTGCCGATCCCCGAACCGCTGCGCTATCTCGAACCGCGCGAGACCGAGACGCGGCGCATGCATGCACTCGCTGAATACGGCCTGATGCACGTCAAGCTGTACGAGGACATCGCCAAGTTCGGCCACATCGCCACCGCCTATGCCTATCCGGTGAAGGTCGCGGGCCGCTACGTGATGGACCCCTCCCCCACGCCGAAGTTCGACAACCCGAAGATGGACAACTGCCCGGCGCTGCAGCTGTTCGGCGCCGGCCGCGAGAAACGGATCTACGCGATCCCGCCCTACACGCAGGTGGTGTCGCTGGATTTCGAGGACCATCCGTTCACGCGCTATCGCCAGGCCGGCTGCTGTGCGCTGTGCGGCGCTGACGATTCCTATCTCGACGAGATTGTCACCGATAACGCCGGCACCCGGATGTTCGTGTGCTCGGACACAGATTATTGCGAAGGCCGCCGCGCCCAGGGTCACACCGGCAGCGAAACGGCCCCGATGGAGAGCGCCCATGCTTGA
- a CDS encoding carbon-phosphorus lyase complex subunit PhnI, producing the protein MYVAVKGGERAIDNAHRLLADARRGKRDVPELTLDQISEQLALGVDRVISEGSLYDRELAALAIKQARGDLIEAIFLVRAFRATLPRFGSSEPVDTGAMAVRRRISSTFKDIPGGQILGPTFDYTHRLLDPQLAEGSDPAEPATAEASEALTPRVTDILRQDGLIEESPVADDDSAVGDLTREPLNFPAGRDLRLQNLARADEGFLLALGYSTQRGYGRNHPFAGEIRFGEVEVFFEAEDAGFAVPLGSVALTECQMVNQFKGSATEAPRFTRGYGLAFGQSERKAMSMALVDRALRAQELGEDVKAPAQDEEFVLSHSDNVQATGFVEHLKLPHYVDFQSELGLLRKLRAEFNQGQPELREAAE; encoded by the coding sequence ATGTATGTCGCAGTCAAAGGCGGCGAACGCGCCATCGACAATGCCCACCGGTTGCTCGCCGATGCCCGCCGCGGGAAACGCGACGTGCCGGAGCTGACGCTCGACCAGATCTCCGAACAGCTCGCACTCGGCGTCGATCGGGTGATAAGCGAAGGCTCGCTGTACGACCGCGAGCTCGCGGCGCTGGCGATCAAGCAGGCGCGCGGTGATCTGATCGAAGCGATCTTCCTGGTGCGGGCGTTCCGCGCCACGCTGCCGCGGTTCGGCTCCTCCGAGCCGGTCGACACCGGCGCAATGGCGGTACGGCGGCGCATTTCCTCAACCTTCAAGGACATTCCGGGCGGCCAGATCCTCGGCCCGACCTTCGACTACACCCATCGGCTGCTCGATCCGCAGCTCGCCGAAGGCAGCGATCCCGCTGAGCCGGCGACAGCGGAAGCCAGTGAGGCGCTGACACCGCGGGTGACCGACATCCTGCGCCAGGACGGGCTGATCGAAGAATCGCCGGTTGCGGACGACGACAGCGCTGTCGGCGACCTCACCCGCGAGCCGCTGAACTTTCCGGCCGGGCGCGACCTTCGGCTGCAGAACCTCGCCCGCGCCGACGAGGGCTTTCTTCTGGCGCTCGGCTATTCCACTCAGCGCGGCTACGGCCGCAATCATCCGTTCGCCGGCGAGATCCGGTTCGGCGAAGTCGAGGTGTTCTTCGAGGCCGAAGACGCCGGCTTCGCGGTGCCGCTCGGCAGCGTGGCGCTGACCGAGTGCCAGATGGTCAATCAGTTCAAAGGCTCGGCAACCGAGGCGCCGCGTTTCACCCGCGGCTACGGCCTCGCCTTCGGCCAGAGCGAGCGCAAGGCGATGTCGATGGCACTGGTCGATCGTGCGCTGCGCGCGCAAGAACTCGGCGAGGACGTCAAAGCCCCGGCGCAGGACGAGGAGTTCGTGCTGTCGCATTCCGACAACGTCCAGGCCACCGGTTTCGTCGAGCATCTGAAGCTGCCGCACTACGTCGATTTCCAGTCCGAGCTCGGCCTGCTGCGCAAGCTCCGCGCCGAATTCAACCAGGGCCAACCCGAGCTGCGCGAGGCTGCGGAATGA
- the phnH gene encoding phosphonate C-P lyase system protein PhnH, which produces MTTTELAAGFADKVLGAQSTFRAVMEAMARPGRIQRISVEAGTPAPLMHASAALALTLFDHDTPIWLDDAIAADGTVARWLKFHTGAPLTDDPSTAAFALIGDGSALLPLERFALGTPEYPDRSTTLIIQVQALGSGDGFRLRGPGIDGETLLQASLQPADLFDRLSINAALFPRGVDVVLVNGDQVVAIPRTTRLSQGS; this is translated from the coding sequence ATGACCACCACCGAACTTGCCGCCGGCTTTGCCGACAAGGTACTGGGGGCGCAATCGACCTTCCGCGCCGTGATGGAAGCGATGGCGCGGCCCGGCCGGATCCAACGCATCAGCGTCGAAGCCGGCACACCGGCGCCGCTCATGCACGCCAGCGCCGCACTGGCCTTGACGCTGTTCGACCACGACACCCCGATCTGGCTCGACGACGCGATCGCGGCGGACGGCACGGTCGCGCGCTGGCTGAAATTTCACACCGGTGCGCCGCTGACCGACGATCCCTCCACCGCGGCATTTGCGCTGATCGGTGACGGCTCAGCGTTGCTGCCGCTCGAGCGTTTCGCGCTCGGCACGCCCGAATATCCGGACCGTTCGACGACACTCATTATTCAAGTGCAGGCGCTCGGCTCCGGCGACGGCTTCCGGTTGCGCGGTCCCGGCATCGACGGCGAGACGCTGCTGCAGGCATCGCTACAGCCAGCCGACCTGTTCGATCGCCTGAGTATCAATGCGGCGCTGTTTCCGCGCGGCGTCGACGTGGTGCTGGTGAACGGCGATCAGGTGGTGGCGATCCCGCGCACCACACGCCTCAGCCAAGGGAGCTGA
- the phnG gene encoding phosphonate C-P lyase system protein PhnG codes for MHAETTNLPEQTAIARRRAAMAVLAASDTAAIDARVEALAPPAFTLLREPEQGLVMLRGRIGGDGSAFNVGEATVSRAAVRLASGEVGFGYTLGRDRTKAKLIALCDALLQSADYSAAVEAEVIAPLRTEVEAARAEKAAQTAATKVDFYTLVRGEG; via the coding sequence ATGCACGCCGAAACCACAAACCTCCCCGAACAAACCGCGATCGCACGCCGCCGCGCCGCAATGGCGGTGCTGGCCGCGTCGGATACCGCTGCGATCGACGCCCGCGTCGAGGCCCTGGCGCCGCCGGCGTTCACACTGCTGCGCGAGCCGGAACAAGGACTGGTGATGCTGCGCGGCCGGATCGGCGGCGATGGCTCCGCCTTCAATGTCGGCGAGGCGACGGTGTCGCGCGCTGCGGTGCGGCTCGCCAGCGGTGAGGTCGGGTTCGGCTACACCTTGGGGCGAGACCGCACCAAGGCGAAGCTGATCGCGCTGTGCGACGCGCTGCTGCAATCGGCGGACTATTCGGCTGCGGTCGAGGCCGAGGTGATCGCGCCGCTGCGCACCGAAGTTGAAGCCGCACGTGCCGAAAAGGCCGCCCAGACGGCGGCCACCAAGGTCGATTTCTACACGCTGGTGCGCGGAGAGGGCTGA